Proteins found in one Coffea eugenioides isolate CCC68of chromosome 5, Ceug_1.0, whole genome shotgun sequence genomic segment:
- the LOC113770225 gene encoding uncharacterized protein LOC113770225, which yields MYKKKDTLWVRWIHSVKLNKCSLREIKIPTECSSIWRKILKIRNTTKLLISVDIGAGKGTSFWFDNWLSLGPLYLKFPESLLRDLKLSKLSKRSKGRLARWGVANVSPICVLCNQENEAIEHLFFQWTFSGCILEKLQRFCSVYRCSLPWDEEVT from the exons atgtacaaaaaaaaagacactTTATGGGTAAGGTGGATCCACTCGGTTAAGCTGAATAAATGCAGCCTCCGGGAAATCAAAATACCTACTGAATGTTCCTCGATTTGGAGGAAGATTCTTAAAATCAGAAACACTACTAAGCTTCTGATCAGTGTTGATATTGGCGCTGGAAAGGGCACTTCTTTCTGGTTTGATAATTGGCTCTCTTTGGGACCCCTCTACCTGAAATTTCCTGAATCTTTGCTTAGAGACCTAAAGCTATCTAAGCTATCTAAAA GAAGTAAG GGTAGACTTGCTAGATGGGGAGTAGCAAATGTCTCTCCAATTTGTGTTCTGTGCAATCAAGAAAATGAGGCGATTGAGCATCTATTCTTCCAATGGACTTTTTCTGGTTGCATATTGGAAAAACTACAGAGATTTTGTTCGGTATATAGATGCTCTTTACCATGGGATGAAGAAGTAACGTGA